cgacgctgcagctgtGAGCGGatgaagagagaaaaaactcaGTGTTCaagagaaagcggaaaaTGGTTGGCCTGCGATGCAGAAGGAGCTGAAGGCGCACGCTTTGCTGAGAGCTCGGAGGCTCGCAGGAAATCGTGAGTTGTACGGCCTCAGGAAAGAATTTTCAAAAAttggaagaagaaaggcacaAGTGCCCTTTTTCATCACTCAATGTAGTGCTTCTCTAGCTGTGTTTCCTTGTCAGTCCCGCACGTTCCCACCAGAATACAATGAGGAGCGACCGGCACCCTCTCCATGACATCTTCGAGAGAAGCGCACCGACTTCGGCTCGAATAGCAGAAGACAAAGGAACTGGCTAACTGCCagcgccggagacgacgcaaTTCCTGAGCCCTGCTCGAGGAAGGGTGAAAAAGAAGCAAAGCTGGGGTGGCGCCCGCGTGAGCACGCGGCAATTCCCCAGAGTGCTTGAGAAGACAAGCCCGGGAACACTGccagcgcgaagaggagactgTCTCGAAAAGACAGCCGTCCGGCGGGTCTGTGCAGCTTCGGTGCCAATTTTCAGGAGGGATGGAACGAATCCCGCCGGTAAGTAAGTAAAGAAGAGTTCTGTCGTGAGAAAGTGCGACTGAGAAGGCAACAGCGGCGCGTACAAGACACACCGGCTACACCTAGGTCGCACAGCGCTGGCGGAACTCCGTTGCCGTTGTTGACCGGAAGAGCTCGCTGCCTGAGTCTTGCAGTCTGCAAGTTTGAGAAAACAAGACGAAAACCACACAAGACCAGATGAATTGCAGATGAGGCCCACGAAAAAATCGGGCGGCACGGTAGGACGCAACCCCTGTGTCTCGTCAGCTACACCTGCTGACGTAGACTTATCTGGGGAGTTTTCAGTGAAGAAATAGCCGTCTCCAAACCTCACTTTCGTCGCACCGAGCACATACAACCGATATGAATCTCTTCTAGAGAAGACAACCGATATGCAGCCGTCAGCCGTCTGTCAGCTGTCGCGTGCCATGCCCGCCCAGCCCTTCGCTTGCTGACTGCAGCCGAGTTGCATGCACGTCGTCCGATGCTGCCCGTGGCCTTTCAGCAAAAATGAACGTTATCACTATTTTACAAGGACGAAACCGCGTGTATCTGCGTGAGAACATAGTGTCCCCAGCTCTATGTCATTCTGTGCGGGGCGCTTCCTAGAGCTGCAGAGGGCTGCCTGGAGACGGGTGCAACGCTTGCCCGTCTTTCTTCCGGCGCCGGGGTTCTTGTCCTGACGAAAATACTCCAGCTGCACACGGCTAGCGGTCGCTGAGGAGGAAATGTGTGTACTAACGTGAGGACTTGTGCAGGGTATTTCTAGAGACGCGTACGACCAGAAATCAGGCGTGTGCCTGTCGCCGCTCATACGGCGTGCGGTATGGCCAAGCTCGAACGGCAGCAATAcacgagcgcggcgcgggttATACGTTTGAGCATCTACTGCAGATCTGTCTACTATCGCCGCGGGATGCACGGGTCGTTCCGTTGGCTTGCTGCTGCCGATGCGTTTAATCGCAGCTGTCAGGAAGTTTTGCGATCAAGCCCGACACCGCATGGTTCGCTCAGGCTGTATATAGGTACCCTGGACTAGCGTCCTTGGCAAACGCGAGTTGTCCTCGCGATGCAATCACACGTGCAGTAGCATATATTCATCCGGAAAGGCAGATCTGTGAACTAGTCTTATAAGTCACGCCAGAGACTAAGTCTGTGAAAATGAGCATATGTGTCGCTGAACTACGCCTCTCCGGTGGATCGAGCGGGAGCGCAGCACACCAGGGAAACGCGTTACACGCCACAGAATCAGAATGACAATATTGTCGGAGGGAGAAACCGATTAAGAGTATCACAAGGTTTACTTTGTTCAGAGCTAAGAGATGCGTCCCTGGTGGGCTCCACTCCGCTCAAAGGAGTGAGTCGCATGGCAGAGAGCCGCCGTCTCGTTTGATGCGCTAGCTCGGATTCGCACACCAGCGCACATCTAAAACTATCGATTTGTGCTACACAGCTGAGGCCGAAGTCGCAGACCAATGCGCCGCAACTCAGACGAGGCAGGAACACAGGTTTGCTGCGGACCAAGAGCAGGAAGGCAATTGCGCCCCGAAGCGTAGATTTCGCCCAGTTTAGGCGGTCTCTCGATTGACAGCCCGGTCCCGGCTCTCCGTGCCAAGTGAGGTCATAATACAGACACGTGTCTCACCCTTCTGAAATTCCATGGCAACTAGAGACTCCCCAAGATTTTTTTGGTCTCTGGTCTTCTTCACCATGCACACACCTGCACGTGTACTGTGATTGTCTTCCGCTGACCCCGAGAGCGCTTGGCACTCTGGTCTCTGTGCCAGAGAATCAAGGTGTAAAACCCTCCTGCGAGAGAAGACCTTGCGAGGGCCTCTTGGGTGCCTCTAGAATCGGTGCGGTGAGAAAACGCCACACTGTGCATAGAGCTTTCATTTACTGCTGACGTTAACAGCGTTTACCACGAACAACTGCACAGGGACAAGACCTCTTGTTAGGAAAGGCTCCGTGTCGCTGCTATTCCTCTTCTGTAGAGGGGACGTACCCTGTTCTGACTCTTGCGGTTGCTCCATTACCTCGGACATGAAAGTCGTGGTTCTTCAGCGGGAGCGACACCGCCCCtcccaggcgccgcggggagcACAGCACCGCGCACATGCGGACTCGGCAGTCCGTCCGAGCAAGCGAACCCCAAGAATGGATCAATAGGGGACATCACGGAGTACAACGGGCCTCTCCGAAAGGTGTACCTTGTTTTCTGCACTGACACCAGGTGTTACAAGGATTAAACTCTGTGAGGATCCAAGTGGGTGGGTGGCGACCCGCGGCTAGCGCGGTCGATTCGACCGGTCAAGTTCCCGTGCTCCAGGGTAGCGAGTAAGCAATGGAGAGTCCCTGAGAAACGATGAAAGTGCAAGCAGTAAGCAACGGGGCAAGTAAAAGGGGTGTGAATCCCAAGGAGGCGGTCTACGCAGGAACGGTGTGCCGCGGtttcgcccgcgcctgcgccatcACTCCGGGGGGTCTCATCGACCCTCTGCTAGCGAGAGGTccccggcgcgcagcgctcgcgAGAATCGCATCcttgctgcagcggcgagaggcacCTCCAGATCGTACCGAGCCCTTGCTTGCGGTCCaaaaacagagagaagaaacgctCGATCGAGTTTTTTGCTGTTCAGCGTGGTTTTCTGGTGCCTCCCTGTGCCCCCACAGGATCTGTTTCCTCCAATTTGCTCCGCCCCTGACCCGGGTAAGAACCCGCGTGCACCGCAACACGTTTCCGGCcccgggcgcggccgcggattCTCTAGCTGGACTCGAATTAGTTCAGAATGTCTCCCTGGGGACAGAGGCCACCTCGCACCGACCAGCTTTCATACTCGTCTCCAAGCTTTGAGCGACTGGGTTTTAGATGAGTCCTTCACCGACCGCGCTCCCTCGAGACGCAGTGGGTGTGATGTGTGCAGCTGAAGGACCAGCTTCCCTCAACGTGCCCTACACATCCGCGGCTGTGGTTTCGACATGGCTGCTGCAAGCGCAGAGCCAATGTGTGGTGCCCTTATGTCTGCTGCTTGTTTCTCTGTGCTGATTCGAATTCTGTTCCGTCTGGATGGGTCGCGAGGACGGCCTGCACAGCTGCTCTTGCACGCCGGAGGGCCCGCCTAGCCGTTGCGGCGTCGTAGTCCTCGAGTTGGCGGTTTCCCTCTCTAGCGACccctgcgccttcgtcgctgcgTAGAGGCTCCCCTTGGTTTCGCTCGAGATGTGCTTCGTGTGCTTTACAGATCGCTCTGTTGGCGACGATGGCGACGTCAGACCAGACCCGAACGTTCAACAAACTGCGCGCACTCCaagaggcgagggcgggtcGTCGAAAGAGCACAAAAGGCTGCGGGGAGTTGATGCGAGTCCTCAGACAGCAGCGCGTGTATGTGGACGAAAGCGCGATTCACTTCGTGTCGGAGGCTCGCGCAGGCCCACGAGCGGACGCCCGTAACTCGGTGTTCAAGCTGAGACCGGATTTCGAGGCCTTGccggagaaggagagcgaaAGCCGCCTCCGGAAGGTTTTTTCGGGCATCCAGGGACAGAACGACGACTCTGGAGACGAAGGGTGGGAACATAAGTTCGCAGACGTCCCTGATGCACTAAGGACTGAGAGAGGCAAGTCCATCTTCGCTGAGCAGAACCGCGAGCAGCTTTTGGACGCAATAGCCAATATtgaggcggaggctgagCAGCTGCCTGAGGATATCGTCACTCGCGAGCAACTCGATGACGCCGCAGTCGTTGATCAAGCCATTAAGCGATACAGCGTCGCCCCTGGGCTCCAAGATCCCCAGCAGCGCGAACAGCTTGCCAAAATCGCCGAACACGCTGCCCAGTCCGCCGGAGACGACTTCGACGAGAatgacgacgaagacgaagatgaCGATGATTTTACTATCGACGATGTGAACAGTAGGCTGTGACCCTTCGCTTGGAGCCCGTTCGTAGCGGAACAAACACAGCGTAAAATGCCCTAGACTCTCTTCAGGTAGACCCCTCGGGAAGACTGCGGACGTCCTTAACAGGCGATGTCTTTtcaggcagcagcagacacaATTCCCACGCAAGACGAGGTACCCACGGAAACACTCCGATTCTGACAAAGAATGCCTACCCTTTCGCGGTTGTTCAAGCTTTCCGTATGCTCAATCTGGTAGGACAGAGGCCATGAAATGTGTACCATGAATCGTGTCTTTGCTGTGAGAGCGAAAAGTTGTagttcctctctcgcggagTACATCCAAGACCTACGTCACACACATACCTCACCCATGTGTGCGTATCCGGAAGCGAGGTCGGGGGGCTTGTTGGAGCACGTCAGTGTAGAttcccctctgcgtcttgcgTCTGTCTACTCAGCTCTCAACGATATGCAACGCGAATTCGTCGGAAACAACCTTCTTTCCTGGATGGCGAGCATGGAGGCTGGATACGCGCACGGCGTGATCCTCGTCAAGGTCAACGCTCTCGGAGTGGGCTTCATTCGAAACGTTACAATCAAGGATTTCGTAAGCGAACGAGCGCTAAACTTCAGTCGTTACCGGACTCTCACTGTAGGGGAGGAAGTGGTTCCTGTTCCGAAAAAGAAGATCACGGtgcagatagatagagacCTCTCCCTGAGTTCCGTCCAGTACTCCGTCGTGTAAAAACTTTAACGCGTCAAACGTGGTTCGGCACTCTAGTCAGGACTGGGTCTTGGCACGCTTTTTCTAGCCTCGACAGAGGTTGCTACATGTCGGCGGGTCGCGCTTCGAGCTTcctgctctctctgcttcgcgctgtGGCTTCGCGGACGCGTCGACGGCCAAGAAACCAAGGCGCGCCCCATGTTATCCAGGTCCAAGTATGCGCGGCTGTCCTatgttttctttttttcagcgCATGACCATCTCGCAGCCCCACAACTTCCTCAACAAGAGCATCAACCCTCGAACCGCCGCTCTCACGTCCATTGAATCCGTCCAGCTCGGAAGGGCATCACGGGAATTCCAAGCCATGGAGAAACGCGTCAAAGACGgcctggaggcgaaggaaaaCTTGTAAGATTGAGACACGAGCTCCTGTTACCGTCAGTCGAACTCGTCATCCTGGCACTCTAGCATTCTATCGCCAGACACGCCTGCTCAGCCCCGTGGTGCGAGGAGTCCACACGCCGACCTCTGCCTggctgcgaagaagcgaggctggcgcacgcgcgcccgGATTGACTCAGCTAGGCGGCCGTACTCGAGGTGTCCCTCTTCAGGCGAGTGATACCCCTCAGCGCTCGTCTGCACATTTGAGCCGTCTGGGATATCGGCTGGAAAATAGCCGCGCTTTCCGGCGCTGGATGTGGTTAGCTCTTTTTCGCCAAGagacgccgcctctccgAAGCTGCCTTCGGAAGCGCTTAGTTTCTTAGGGGGTGTCTGTCTACGTTCCCCTTCTGCAGCCCGTCACCCAAGCTCTGCACGGTCGTTCACCTTCCTGCCGGCCGGactctctcgctcgtcttcgTGTACGTCTGCCGACTGCAGCACTTTGGaatcgccgcagcctcgcgttTCGCTGTGTGCGTCTCGGCTGCGGAGACTCCGCGGGCTGGCGAACACGCAGCAACGAACAGCGGTTCCGACAGGGCACGACACGCGCCAGGCACAGAGACGTTTTCGCCCACTGCTGGCTTGTGGTCTGGGGGGCCGCCGTCCTGAGACCCCCCCGTCGCTTTCGGTCGCCGTGGGGCGTGTGGAGTCAGCTGCGCCATCGAGTCAAACTGTGAGTGTGTGTCCGCTCCACATGCGTGCGGACGaatgtgtgtctgtgtgtgcagGCAAGAAGAGCAGCGGAAcggcttcgtcttcttcctgcgcgtCTTGTTGCAGAAGGCAAgggaagcggcagcggcgtgatgcgtgtgcagcgcgcgcccgtCTGATGTGGCTTGTGCGGGACGGAGCTCCCCCGAGGCACCTAGGGGCTCACACTCGGGGGCAGCATATGAACAGTTTTCACGAGAAAACGTCAGGGAAGCTTCGCAAAcgtgctgcagaagctgAACGCCTCATGCCTTCGGCGCTCGGTCTCCGCGGGTCACAGAACCAGACCCTCGGGCGATGTCGGGAGACGCTGGCTGTTGTTCTTTGTGTTtggcgtggaggcggcgcggccggcaCCACCACTGCCCACGAGAAACGCGTAGCGACCTAACACACGTCTGGGAGAGCAGACTAGAGGGAGAAACGATTTCGCAAGATTTCGCTGCAGATTTCCCTGACCGCGATTCGCGACGTTGATTGGGGTAGTTTTCGGTGTGTGCATCGGGTGACGCATCTGTGTCGGCTGCAACTAGCGCTTCTGGCCTTCTAAGCAGACGGCTCATTGTCTAGATTCTGGCTCGGGTGACGTATTGAACGCCTTCTCGTGAGAAGCTCGCTCTCTTGTCTCCTGCGCGAGGGCTACCGCCCCAGGCTCTTGGATCTACGTTTGAACAATTCTACAAAGTATTTGACATCATCGTTAAACAAGCAGCTTCGGGCTCGCACCCCACTCCTCCCAGTCTCACGGAGGCGCCGTCTCCACAAGCCGGACAACCAAAGCGAAGAGGCCTCGCTCTCAGGCTCAAACCGGTTTTACGTGGCGCTCCCGCGGATGCAGTAGCGGAGCCTTCCGGTGCACGTATCCAGCCGACCAACAGGCACTCTTCTCTCTCACAGGCTTGCTGGCAAGCGTTTTCGGTCGAAGTGAGTTTAAGCGACAGAGCTGCTTTTTAGTTTTTGAGAGGCCTTTCGAGACTTCCGGAGGCATTGCCCCCGAGACTAACGCACAGGCAGAAAACGCAGGCAAGAGAGCCTAATACACACACGCGTATCGTGGAGAAAACTACCTGCAGCACCGGAGACGCAGCACAGTTGATACAGCCACTTAGAGGCCGATGTTCACATCAGCGTATCGATTGTAGCTTAGTGCCGCCTGCATATATCTGCACATGTATATGCGTGTAGAGTGCGATCCTCGATAGGGCGCGACCTGCCCGTGGCcagtgcatgcgcatgcgcgcgtgaTTTCGTCAAGCGCATGCATTGATCGACGTCGATTTGTTTCCTGAACTCATTTCTTTTGACTGTTTCCCCTCCTTTTAGAGGGACTTGGTCGAGTCTGCGGACTGCTCCTCTACTGTGTGTTTCTTTCCGACATTTCTCAGCTTTTCCGTGTCTGCTTCCTGCCGCCATTCCTTGCGCATTGCTCAGGCCCTTgtgctgcgccgtcgcggcgcatTCTATGCTGTTTGTGTtgtctttttctcgcgctcTGGCCTTATTCGCTTTCCCTtgccctcctccctccttccCGCTTCCTGGGAATTTCGCGTGGagtcttcctcgtccgctGTGGGTGCGTCTCCCCTGCAGTTGACTTTGTATGGGCAATCCGCGTCTCTGTCCACTGCGCATCCGCCGTCATtttcctccctccctcctcctcctttgGCCTCAGTGCCCCGTTTGCCTCTCTCGTTTCGCTCGTGCTTCAGTCCTCCCTCTGCTTCGACAatggcctcggcggcggcctccgcgggcgccagcgcggtGGGCGAGCACAGACTCGGCGGCTCCTCGCTGCCGAAGAAGCCGCTGAGGACGGCGCTCGACAACGGACGTTTTCTGTGCTACAAATGCAAGTCGGCGTTGGCGGTctgcggcgacagagagaaggcctgccgcagctgcttcctCAACCTCGTTCGCTCGACGGCGGTGGCGCAGCTCGGCAAAGTCGAGGAGCGCCAGCGGAAGCTGGAGCGAGAGGCTGAGGCCCaacgccagcagccgccgcgcggaagcggggcgagcgcggagccgAGCTTCGACAGAAACACTCaggcggaagcagaggaaggcgaccaGCGGCGAATCTGGTACGTGGCTGTCTCCGGGGGCCCTTCGTCGCTCGCTCTGATTCACATCTTGCGAGATCTCCTCcaggagcgacggcggaagtgggagaggaagcagcagggccagcggcggaagcagctgcaggaggagcggaggcgaagggagcgagacgcgcgggaCGACGCAGCTTCTTCATCCGCGacgtcctctgcagcctcgcccgccatctccccgccctcgcctctgcctcttgtTGCTCTCCACGTAGACGTTCAATCGCTCGCGCCCTGTGCAAGCTCGGCCTCTACCGGCGAGCCTGCAAGGCCGCACGCTGtcgcgcaggagctgcgtgcggcgctTGACGCCATCGGAGTTCCTCTTCGGGTGATTCGCCCCACGGCTGCCTTCtttgcctcgccttcttcagcgcttccctgcgcgtcgtcttcttcttcggacTCAGCGTCTGTctggccgccgcctccggctcgagccttctcgccgttggACTCTGAACGCGAGCTGGAACTGGAGAAAGCTCTGGTTGCCCACTTGCATCGCGTCCTCGCAGAGGACAGCAACGCCTTCGAAgcgctcgtccgcgccgTCATGTAGGTGCTCGCTTCACTTCGTGCGCGGTTGCACCTCAGAGGAAACAGCTAGCCTCTCCCACCCCCCTCTCtgtgcctctctgtctctgagTCTTCGCGCGATCGAGAGCGTCATCTCTGTGATGCTGAGCTTCCTTCGGTCCCCGGCGCCTGCTCGTCGCGTCTCcgatgcgcatgcgcccttACGCCTGGCTCTCTACACGCGACTCTGGCGAGCGCTTAGGGGCATGGGGAGCTTGGCGCACACACACCCTCCGAGCCCGCGCGCGTGTACACTCGCACCACACGCCCTCCCAGCGCGCGGGAACGCCTTATCTATctcgtctctccctgcgtGTGTTTGTTGTTCCTGCTGTGTGTCCCGCAGCTTCCGAGCGCTCGCCCAATTCTGTAGacatgcgccggcgcgcgcctcctctaacgccggcggcggcgcccccccTGAAACCCAGACGCCGCCTGAGAGCGGTCGCGAAGGCTGCGAGGCTGACGCGCACCCAGCGAGCCGCACGGAGATCGACGACTGgagtcttcctcgcctcctctgcgtcggagACAGCAGCACACGCCTCGCGGTGCGGCTCCTCCTGAAGGCGTGCCAGGGCGACGGTGCGACGCTGCAGCAAGACGCTGAGCTTGTCGACACGCGGTACGGAGACACAGGGCGGCACGTTAGGTCAGCGGTGTATGCATGTTGGTCATCGAGGGGACGAGCGCAGGGCGCAGCCTGGCGGGGCAGTGGGAAGGCGCAAAAGCCGCCTGAAGCGCGAGCAGCTGTGCACGCACCCTCGCCGGTAGCGTCGGGTGTGAAAttcgctctcggcgtccAGGCGAGGAGCCTGGCTCGTGACTAGCCGACCGTTAAACTTGCAAACCTCACCGGAACCGTTCTCTGtggccgcgcgcgtgtcgtTGCGCTGCTCAGGTTTCTTCCAGATTTCTTACTCTCGCGCCCTGCCACGTCGATTTCAGCCAAGGAAGCGGCTCTGTACTGCCGATACACCGGCGTGCCTTTCCTCACGGCGCATCCGTACAGCGTGGCTCTctggctgcctcctcctgcacctctgtccgcgtcgctccttcAGCTCCTGTCTACGGCACCTGTCACAGCGGCTGGGGAGGCTCCAgatgcggcgtcgcccgcggcctctgcttgccgggcctccgcgctcgccgtccggccgctgccgcttaGTTTTCTCATTCGGTCATTCCTGCTTGATCTTCAAGCGAACTTCCCCTCCACGATTTCGAATGTGCTGAAGACCTcacagaaggcggcgcccgcgtcctgcgtgtcttcgctgctcgcctcaGGCCACGAGCACCCTTTCGcgtcccccgccgcctccggcacAGAGCCGACAGCTGCAAATGCAGACGCCAGCAAGCGCGAAAGCATGGAAACTGCGCAGGGCTCGCGGCAAGCTGCATGGGGACAGAatgaagcgcgcggcgaggtgCTTTCGGTGAAGGAAAAaagcgcgcgcacgcggctctgcggcgtctgtctccaAGGCGCATGCGATAAGGCCGCCTTTAGCGATGCGAGTCTATGGGACGCGAGTCAGCGGACGGTAAGTCGACAGAAtatctccgccgcggcgggcactCCGCATGAGCGCGTGCCTGCCGATGTATCGTCTACATGTTTTCTGTAaacagcagaaggcgcgatGCGTCTGGTGCAattcgcgtctctgctgcggcacATCACTGCGGACGCCTGGAGGTTTCGTCTATCAGTACATCTGCAGGCATCCGAGACTCTGCGATCAGACGCTCGTGCACGTCTGAACTGTACCGGCAGAGCTGCATTCCGTGTGTGGCAATCCATTTCCACTTTTGTATGTAAATGCATGCGgatatacataaatacacatatatatgtttatgtgCAGCTGTTCCGCTATTTGCATACGTGGCTTGACACGTCGAAGGCACCGAATCTGCTTTTCGCGTGCTTGCAGGTTCTCGACGCTGGTCGGTCGCCGACGGGCGCCGCTTCATCGCTCAGAGGCGGTCGCTTGTGTCTGCCTTGCacccgcgctgcggctgcaggccctgCGAGTGCTGCAGTGGCTGCGGCACTTCTGCTGCCGTAGCTCCACATCAGTCTGTTCGTTGACAAGCCTGCATCTCAGCGAAacgcgtctcttcgtcgaTACGGAATTCCTTGTATTTTTTGAGTACGTAGAGATCGGTGCGTGCGCTCCTCAAAACTCCACACAGCACAGAGCGAGGCAGTTGACCGACTGGACTTCAGCATATGCGTGCGGAACCTGAGCGCGCGCAGAACGATACAGGCTGGATTATGCGCAGTTGACCATGGCCGCGGGCGAATTTCGTGCCCATCTCTCTGGCACAATGAGGCACCGCCATTCCGAGTGTCCCTGCGGGTTCGCTGCGGCGATCGGCATGAGTCACGAGTCGGTTCCAGACGCCACCGAGATAGAACCGAATTCAGCTCAATGGTAGCACGCTCTTTCGGATTTTCTGTGAAGAGCGCGTTGGGCACGAAGCGAAGCTGCTGCCTCATAAGGGTTCGCGGACATGGGTAGCTGAAGGCACAGGTGCTTGTCTGAGTATCAGTAGAGAGCGAGTCGGAAAGAATCCTAAAGAGCTCGATTTGTGGCGTCTTGGAAGCAAAGCGTTTGGCTGGCCGTTTCATCCACTTACTCGGCGGCTTGTGAGAACCGCGAGCAATTTGGTTCCGTAGCTCCTTAACTCGCAGTTCGTTACCCCTATGGTCGGCATTTCCCCCGAACACTCGAGAATGCCTCGCTTTTAGAATCTACCAAGGCTCATAGACTGGAACGATGCGACCTGTCATTTTGCTTGAGAGCGTGTACGACCAGTCGACGCCCCTGGACGGTCTTGCCTATGAAGCTCAGCCAGTCAGTGATACTTGCAGTGCTGTGGGAAATGAATCTGCACCTTGActgcctgcctgcggcgctggcggcacgTCTATCAAAGTGTTACGCTCTTCGGCTTCGTGCGCATGCGAGGAACTTGCGAGGCCGCAGATTCGGGGTTCGCAAGAGCGAACAAGCCTCGACAAAATGTGCAGAGTGGATGCCGCGGTTGGTTTGTGCTGAccacggagacgcagcgcgcgtcCCCAATCCCTCCGTGGTTTGCTGCATAGACAAACTAAACATGTTTCTTCGGAGTAAGCAGCGCTATTCTTCAAAACCTACACACTCGCTGCACGACCCGTGGCACACGCCAGCTAGACTGACACAGTTCGCTCAGCGACGCGCGTGAAATAGAGTctcctgcagagagagagagacagtggAAGACACAGAGAGTTCAGGGGgacaggagagcgagaaggacaAGAAAGGGAGCAAGCCCGGAGCcccgggcgccgcgtggccAGTAGGGAAACGCGCATACACGAGGGCGGCCGCCTTCTCATTCCTTGCTGAATCCTCCAACGGGTCGAGCACAAACGCCTCTAAATATTCACTCGACACCAAACGTGTGTTTCTAGTGAGCTGAGGAAT
Above is a window of Besnoitia besnoiti strain Bb-Ger1 chromosome Unknown contig00007, whole genome shotgun sequence DNA encoding:
- a CDS encoding uncharacterized protein (encoded by transcript BESB_073180), yielding MATSDQTRTFNKLRALQEARAGRRKSTKGCGELMRVLRQQRVYVDESAIHFVSEARAGPRADARNSVFKLRPDFEALPEKESESRLRKVFSGIQGQNDDSGDEGWEHKFADVPDALRTERGKSIFAEQNREQLLDAIANIEAEAEQLPEDIVTREQLDDAAVVDQAIKRYSVAPGLQDPQQREQLAKIAEHAAQSAGDDFDENDDEDEDDDDFTIDDVNTLNDMQREFVGNNLLSWMASMEAGYAHGVILVKVNALGVGFIRNVTIKDFRMTISQPHNFLNKSINPRTAALTSIESVQLGRASREFQAMEKRVKDGLEAKENFPSPKLCTVVHLPAGRTLSLVFVQEEQRNGFVFFLRVLLQKAREAAAA
- a CDS encoding uncharacterized protein (encoded by transcript BESB_073190) → MASAAASAGASAVGEHRLGGSSLPKKPLRTALDNGRFLCYKCKSALAVCGDREKACRSCFLNLVRSTAVAQLGKVEERQRKLEREAEAQRQQPPRGSGASAEPSFDRNTQAEAEEGDQRRIWYVAVSGGPSSLALIHILRDLLQERRRKWERKQQGQRRKQLQEERRRRERDARDDAASSSATSSAASPAISPPSPLPLVALHVDVQSLAPCASSASTGEPARPHAVAQELRAALDAIGVPLRVIRPTAAFFASPSSALPCASSSSSDSASVWPPPPARAFSPLDSERELELEKALVAHLHRVLAEDSNAFEALVRAVIFRALAQFCRHAPARASSNAGGGAPPETQTPPESGREGCEADAHPASRTEIDDWSLPRLLCVGDSSTRLAVRLLLKACQGDGATLQQDAELVDTRFLPDFLLSRPATSISAKEAALYCRYTGVPFLTAHPYSVALWLPPPAPLSASLLQLLSTAPVTAAGEAPDAASPAASACRASALAVRPLPLSFLIRSFLLDLQANFPSTISNVLKTSQKAAPASCVSSLLASGHEHPFASPAASGTEPTAANADASKRESMETAQGSRQAAWGQNEARGEVLSVKEKSARTRLCGVCLQGACDKAAFSDASLWDASQRTVLDAGRSPTGAASSLRGGRLCLPCTRAAAAGPASAAVAAALLLP